One segment of Physeter macrocephalus isolate SW-GA chromosome 3, ASM283717v5, whole genome shotgun sequence DNA contains the following:
- the S100PBP gene encoding S100P-binding protein isoform X6 yields MPCSLVPSEQSSGTSLLPKDNAPFSWDSLDEDGLDDSLLELSDGEDDGHFSFTEEEIQELLKDDDLSNEHFSWGGGLPNDDSRNVEKGGKGSQIPLDTPQEKNSLYSLGPEAETPSLFKLPQLNASVGHGPTPTKPLNRRFALEKNLIKVTVAPFDPTVCDVVLDKDKTDTSKVTEKPSSLGEEMREDGLSLNESTICTESEGISLSNSAYDGPPLPSSNSNFQQTVSDKNMSDSKRPTPVFSQILDHSETPNTGSAWRNGSHKSSFEMRFPVVTSSSNKDVLDKDSGKLKVHEKRLGKVIPVLQTKTRTNIPTFSPSDLEKQKQSYLRNVMAHTEDPVDSNQG; encoded by the exons ATGCCGTGCTCACTAGTGCCCTCTGAACAGTCTTCTGGTACCTCTCTCTTGCCTAAAGACAATGCCCCATTTTCTTGGGACTCCTTGGATGAGGACGGATTGGATGACTCCTTGCTGGAGCTATCTGATGGGGAAGATGATGGCCATTTCAGTTTCACGGAGGAAGAGATTCAGGAACTCTTGAAGGATGATGACCTATCAAATGAGCACTTTTCTTGGGGAGGAGGCTTGCCTAACGATGACAGCAGGAATGttgagaagggagggaaagggagtcAAATTCCACTTGATACTCCCCAAGAGAAAAATTCATTGTACAGCTTGGGACCAGAAGCTGAGACCCCTAGCCTCTTCAAACTACCTCAACTAAATGCATCAGTTGGTCATGGACCAACTCCTACTAAACCATTGAACAGACGCTTTGCACTAGAAAAGAATCTTATAAAAGTTACAGTTGCACCATTTGATCCAACAGTTTGTGATGTTGTACTTGATAAGGACAAGACTGATACATCCAAAGTTACTGAAAAACCCTCCTCCCTTGGAGAAGAGATGAGAGAAGATGGTCTTAGCCTAAATGAGAGCACAATTTGCACAGAATCTGAAGGGATCAGTCTCAGTAACTCTGCCTATGATGGGCCCCCACTCCCTTCTTCAAACAGTAACTTTCAACAAACTGTCTCTGATAAAAATATGTCTGACAGTAAGAGACCTACACCTGTATTCTCTCAGATCTTGGACCATTCAGAGACTCCTAATACGGGGTCAGCCTGGAGAAATGGATCACATAAATCAAGTTTTGAAATGAGGTTTCCGGTTGTTACCAGTTCATCAAACAAA GATGTTCTTGACAAGGATTCTGGGAAGCTGAAGGTCCATGAAAAAAGACTAGGCAAAGTCATTCCTGTTCTGCAAACCAAAACAAG GACTAATATTCCGACGTTTTCACCATCAGATCTAGAAAAGCAGAAGCAAAGTTATCTCAGGAATGTCATGGCTCATACAGAAGACCCAGTGGACTCTAACCAAG GATGA
- the S100PBP gene encoding S100P-binding protein isoform X5 — translation MPCSLVPSEQSSGTSLLPKDNAPFSWDSLDEDGLDDSLLELSDGEDDGHFSFTEEEIQELLKDDDLSNEHFSWGGGLPNDDSRNVEKGGKGSQIPLDTPQEKNSLYSLGPEAETPSLFKLPQLNASVGHGPTPTKPLNRRFALEKNLIKVTVAPFDPTVCDVVLDKDKTDTSKVTEKPSSLGEEMREDGLSLNESTICTESEGISLSNSAYDGPPLPSSNSNFQQTVSDKNMSDSKRPTPVFSQILDHSETPNTGSAWRNGSHKSSFEMRFPVVTSSSNKDVLDKDSGKLKVHEKRLGKVIPVLQTKTRTNIPTFSPSDLEKQKQSYLRNVMAHTEDPVDSNQETMPGSDRNLCKDTV, via the exons ATGCCGTGCTCACTAGTGCCCTCTGAACAGTCTTCTGGTACCTCTCTCTTGCCTAAAGACAATGCCCCATTTTCTTGGGACTCCTTGGATGAGGACGGATTGGATGACTCCTTGCTGGAGCTATCTGATGGGGAAGATGATGGCCATTTCAGTTTCACGGAGGAAGAGATTCAGGAACTCTTGAAGGATGATGACCTATCAAATGAGCACTTTTCTTGGGGAGGAGGCTTGCCTAACGATGACAGCAGGAATGttgagaagggagggaaagggagtcAAATTCCACTTGATACTCCCCAAGAGAAAAATTCATTGTACAGCTTGGGACCAGAAGCTGAGACCCCTAGCCTCTTCAAACTACCTCAACTAAATGCATCAGTTGGTCATGGACCAACTCCTACTAAACCATTGAACAGACGCTTTGCACTAGAAAAGAATCTTATAAAAGTTACAGTTGCACCATTTGATCCAACAGTTTGTGATGTTGTACTTGATAAGGACAAGACTGATACATCCAAAGTTACTGAAAAACCCTCCTCCCTTGGAGAAGAGATGAGAGAAGATGGTCTTAGCCTAAATGAGAGCACAATTTGCACAGAATCTGAAGGGATCAGTCTCAGTAACTCTGCCTATGATGGGCCCCCACTCCCTTCTTCAAACAGTAACTTTCAACAAACTGTCTCTGATAAAAATATGTCTGACAGTAAGAGACCTACACCTGTATTCTCTCAGATCTTGGACCATTCAGAGACTCCTAATACGGGGTCAGCCTGGAGAAATGGATCACATAAATCAAGTTTTGAAATGAGGTTTCCGGTTGTTACCAGTTCATCAAACAAA GATGTTCTTGACAAGGATTCTGGGAAGCTGAAGGTCCATGAAAAAAGACTAGGCAAAGTCATTCCTGTTCTGCAAACCAAAACAAG GACTAATATTCCGACGTTTTCACCATCAGATCTAGAAAAGCAGAAGCAAAGTTATCTCAGGAATGTCATGGCTCATACAGAAGACCCAGTGGACTCTAACCAAG
- the S100PBP gene encoding S100P-binding protein isoform X4, with amino-acid sequence MPCSLVPSEQSSGTSLLPKDNAPFSWDSLDEDGLDDSLLELSDGEDDGHFSFTEEEIQELLKDDDLSNEHFSWGGGLPNDDSRNVEKGGKGSQIPLDTPQEKNSLYSLGPEAETPSLFKLPQLNASVGHGPTPTKPLNRRFALEKNLIKVTVAPFDPTVCDVVLDKDKTDTSKVTEKPSSLGEEMREDGLSLNESTICTESEGISLSNSAYDGPPLPSSNSNFQQTVSDKNMSDSKRPTPVFSQILDHSETPNTGSAWRNGSHKSSFEMRFPVVTSSSNKDVLDKDSGKLKVHEKRLGKVIPVLQTKTRLRTRKLSGHGSRAQPLRGMWDLPGPGHEPASPASAGGLSTTAPPGKPLSYSVFLWLYEVSYFLTNLELLNKCFLSME; translated from the exons ATGCCGTGCTCACTAGTGCCCTCTGAACAGTCTTCTGGTACCTCTCTCTTGCCTAAAGACAATGCCCCATTTTCTTGGGACTCCTTGGATGAGGACGGATTGGATGACTCCTTGCTGGAGCTATCTGATGGGGAAGATGATGGCCATTTCAGTTTCACGGAGGAAGAGATTCAGGAACTCTTGAAGGATGATGACCTATCAAATGAGCACTTTTCTTGGGGAGGAGGCTTGCCTAACGATGACAGCAGGAATGttgagaagggagggaaagggagtcAAATTCCACTTGATACTCCCCAAGAGAAAAATTCATTGTACAGCTTGGGACCAGAAGCTGAGACCCCTAGCCTCTTCAAACTACCTCAACTAAATGCATCAGTTGGTCATGGACCAACTCCTACTAAACCATTGAACAGACGCTTTGCACTAGAAAAGAATCTTATAAAAGTTACAGTTGCACCATTTGATCCAACAGTTTGTGATGTTGTACTTGATAAGGACAAGACTGATACATCCAAAGTTACTGAAAAACCCTCCTCCCTTGGAGAAGAGATGAGAGAAGATGGTCTTAGCCTAAATGAGAGCACAATTTGCACAGAATCTGAAGGGATCAGTCTCAGTAACTCTGCCTATGATGGGCCCCCACTCCCTTCTTCAAACAGTAACTTTCAACAAACTGTCTCTGATAAAAATATGTCTGACAGTAAGAGACCTACACCTGTATTCTCTCAGATCTTGGACCATTCAGAGACTCCTAATACGGGGTCAGCCTGGAGAAATGGATCACATAAATCAAGTTTTGAAATGAGGTTTCCGGTTGTTACCAGTTCATCAAACAAA GATGTTCTTGACAAGGATTCTGGGAAGCTGAAGGTCCATGAAAAAAGACTAGGCAAAGTCATTCCTGTTCTGCAAACCAAAACAAG gctccggacgcgcaagctcagtggccatggctcacgggcccagccgctccgcggcatgtgggatcttcccggaccagggcacgaacccgcgtcccctgcatcggcaggcggactctcaaccactgcgccaccagggaagcccctatcttaTTCAGTTTTTCTGTGGCTCTATGAAGTTAGCTATTTCCTGACTAACCTTGAATTACTCAACAAATGCTTTCTCTCTATGGAGTAG